In one window of Methanomassiliicoccales archaeon DNA:
- a CDS encoding translation initiation factor IF-2 subunit beta, translating to MSDDEYLALLERAKQKLPEKIEKHERFSVPEPDVFQEGKTTMIRNFADIADALRREPTHLLQYLLRELGAPGYIEGTRAVFKAKLAENQISDRIRDYTETFVLCSECGRPDTHIVKEGRILLLECEACGAHRPVNVKKVTKVDEKLTLKEGEVYEVLIEDVGRKGDGIARLNEYIIYVPGTVKGTRTKVKINKVAGNVAFASIFMESNR from the coding sequence ATGTCTGATGATGAGTATTTGGCTCTTCTCGAAAGAGCAAAACAAAAGTTGCCAGAGAAGATTGAAAAACACGAGCGGTTTTCAGTTCCAGAACCAGATGTCTTTCAGGAAGGAAAGACAACGATGATCAGGAATTTCGCCGATATCGCGGATGCGCTTCGAAGAGAACCAACTCATCTTTTGCAATATCTTCTCAGGGAGCTTGGTGCTCCTGGCTACATTGAAGGAACGAGGGCGGTATTCAAAGCGAAATTAGCAGAGAATCAAATCTCTGATAGGATCCGCGATTATACGGAGACTTTTGTTTTGTGCTCAGAGTGCGGGAGGCCAGATACCCATATTGTAAAAGAAGGGCGTATTCTTTTGCTTGAATGCGAAGCCTGTGGCGCTCACAGACCAGTGAATGTGAAGAAAGTGACGAAAGTCGATGAGAAGTTGACTCTGAAGGAAGGAGAGGTCTACGAGGTACTCATTGAGGACGTCGGAAGGAAGGGCGATGGAATTGCCCGGCTGAACGAATATATTATATATGTTCCAGGGACAGTTAAAGGAACAAGAACAAAAGTGAAAATCAACAAAGTTGCAGGAAACGTGGCATTCGCCTCAATATTCATGGAATCGAACCGGTGA